From the genome of Triticum aestivum cultivar Chinese Spring chromosome 3B, IWGSC CS RefSeq v2.1, whole genome shotgun sequence, one region includes:
- the LOC123066424 gene encoding putative glutaredoxin-C2: MAERVRRLASQRVVVIFGTSNCCMCHVVKTLFTEMGVSWTVHELVKDPRGKDVERALAGMVGRSPPVPAVFIGGALVGPTDKVMALHLGGQLVPLLRQAGALWL, from the coding sequence ATGGCGGAGAGGGTGAGGCGGCTGGCGTCGCAGCGCGTGGTGGTGATCTTCGGGACGAGCAACTGCTGCATGTGCCACGTGGTGAAGACGCTCTTCACGGAGATGGGCGTCAGCTGGACGGTGCACGAGCTGGTCAAGGACCCCCGCGGGAAGGACGTTGAGAGGGCGCTCGCTGGCATGGTCGGCCGGAGCCCGCCCGTGCCGGCGGTCTTCATAGGCGGCGCGCTCGTCGGGCCCACCGACAAGGTCATGGCGCTGCACCTCGGCGGCCAGCTCGTGCCGCTCCTACGCCAGGCCGGCGCCCTCTGGCTCTGA